The Uruburuella testudinis genome window below encodes:
- a CDS encoding 2-isopropylmalate synthase: MQLDIDRLIAYFGGVNALAEALKQQDPQHAASTAAIYKWRTRGSLPLNQLQKLTALAEAQGRPLDLNAFLQQQESLEKTTMPKDQRVIIFDTTLRDGEQSPGAAMTKEEKIRVARQLEKLGVDVIEAGFAAASPGDFEAVNEIAKTLTKATVCSLSRAVERDIRAAGEAVAPAAKRRIHTFIATSPIHMEHKLKMKPKQVVEAAVKAVKIAKEYTDDVEFSCEDALRSEINFLAEICGAVIEAGATTINIPDTVGYSVPHRTETFFRELIAKTPGGDKVVWSAHCHNDLGLAVANSLAAVQGGARQVECTINGLGERAGNASLEEIVMTLKTRHDVFGLETGIDTTQIVPSSKLVSTVTGYPVQPNKAIVGANAFAHESGIHQDGVLKHRETYEIMSAESVGWAANRLSLGKLSGRNAFKTKLADLGIQLESEEALNAAFARFKELADKKREIFDEDLHALVSDEMVNLSQDHYKFLSQKITTETGEEPVAEVVFSVGGTEHRATANGSGPVDAIFKAIESVAASGATLQIYSVNAVTEGTESQGETSVRLARGSRVVNGQGADTDVLVATAKAYLSALSKLEFGTEKLKAQGSGI, from the coding sequence ATGCAGCTGGACATCGACCGCTTAATCGCCTATTTCGGCGGCGTCAACGCGCTGGCCGAAGCCTTAAAACAGCAAGATCCGCAACACGCAGCCAGCACGGCGGCTATTTACAAATGGCGCACCCGCGGCTCGCTACCGCTCAATCAATTGCAGAAGCTGACCGCGCTGGCCGAAGCGCAAGGGCGGCCGCTTGATTTGAATGCATTTTTACAACAACAAGAATCCCTGGAGAAAACCACCATGCCGAAAGACCAACGCGTTATCATTTTCGACACCACCTTGCGCGACGGCGAACAATCGCCCGGTGCCGCCATGACCAAAGAAGAAAAAATCCGTGTCGCCCGCCAGCTGGAAAAGCTCGGCGTCGACGTGATTGAGGCAGGCTTTGCCGCTGCCAGCCCGGGCGACTTTGAAGCTGTGAACGAAATCGCCAAAACCCTGACCAAGGCCACCGTTTGCTCGCTGAGCCGTGCGGTGGAGCGCGACATCCGCGCTGCCGGCGAAGCCGTTGCGCCCGCCGCCAAACGCCGTATCCACACCTTTATAGCTACCAGCCCCATCCACATGGAACACAAGCTGAAAATGAAACCCAAGCAGGTGGTAGAAGCAGCTGTGAAAGCGGTGAAAATCGCCAAAGAATACACCGATGATGTTGAGTTTTCCTGCGAAGATGCGTTGCGTTCCGAAATCAATTTTCTGGCCGAAATCTGCGGCGCAGTGATTGAAGCCGGCGCAACCACCATCAATATTCCCGACACCGTCGGCTATTCAGTGCCACACCGCACTGAAACCTTTTTCCGCGAGCTGATTGCCAAAACACCGGGTGGCGACAAAGTAGTGTGGTCTGCCCACTGCCATAACGACCTCGGCCTGGCCGTGGCCAACTCGCTTGCCGCCGTGCAGGGCGGTGCGCGCCAAGTAGAATGCACCATCAACGGCTTGGGCGAGCGTGCGGGCAATGCCAGCCTCGAAGAAATCGTGATGACGCTTAAAACCCGCCACGATGTATTCGGCCTCGAAACCGGCATCGACACCACCCAAATCGTGCCCAGCTCCAAATTGGTGTCGACCGTGACCGGCTACCCGGTGCAGCCGAACAAGGCCATTGTGGGCGCCAACGCCTTCGCCCATGAATCAGGCATCCACCAAGACGGCGTGTTGAAGCACCGCGAAACCTACGAAATCATGTCGGCCGAATCGGTGGGCTGGGCGGCAAACCGCCTGAGCCTGGGCAAACTTTCTGGCCGCAACGCCTTCAAAACCAAGCTGGCCGATTTGGGAATTCAGTTGGAAAGCGAAGAAGCACTCAACGCCGCATTTGCCCGTTTTAAAGAGCTGGCCGACAAAAAACGCGAAATTTTCGATGAAGATTTGCATGCACTGGTGTCAGACGAAATGGTGAATCTGTCACAAGACCACTACAAATTTCTGTCGCAAAAAATCACCACCGAAACCGGCGAAGAGCCCGTGGCCGAAGTGGTGTTCAGCGTGGGCGGCACAGAGCATCGCGCCACCGCCAACGGCTCCGGCCCCGTTGATGCAATTTTCAAAGCCATCGAAAGCGTGGCAGCCAGCGGCGCAACCTTGCAGATTTATTCGGTAAACGCCGTCACCGAAGGCACCGAAAGCCAAGGTGAAACCTCTGTGCGCCTCGCCCGCGGCAGCCGCGTAGTCAACGGACAAGGGGCAGACACTGATGTGCTGGTGGCCACTGCTAAAGCTTATCTTTCCGCATTGAGCAAACTCGAATTCGGCACGGAAAAATTGAAAGCACAAGGCAGCGGCATTTAA
- a CDS encoding methyltransferase, with product MTTIPTNRHTDIEWRNESTQKPPKQALFIDRANADMLLQYARNNTAVVWQGDFHNAKQILAALKKRIRKPAAQAPQADIQTAFHRHRLQQAQQSRLINMLAVEIGAGFTLNLPRAPDVSAALADVYGLPNETPFLLPLNQLLGFIGAHEWHKKGVNIPALGGRIHVPFGVFSPLRGEYLELLMQAPLPRHYRTAFDIGTGSGVLAALLARRGVSTVIGTDTNPRAINCAEANLTRLGLSQQVRIEHTDLFPAGCADLIVCNPPWLPAKPTSAIEAALYDPDHAMLKSFLNGVAAHLNPGGEAWLVISDLAEHLHLRHADFLQQCFQTASLTVIDVLHTKPVHQKAAAPKDPLSFARNQETTHLYRLKPKK from the coding sequence ATGACCACCATTCCCACCAACCGCCATACCGATATCGAATGGCGCAATGAAAGCACGCAAAAGCCGCCCAAACAGGCGCTTTTCATTGACCGTGCCAATGCCGATATGCTGCTTCAATACGCCCGTAACAACACCGCCGTCGTATGGCAGGGCGATTTCCATAACGCCAAACAGATTTTGGCAGCGCTGAAAAAGCGTATCCGCAAACCGGCTGCCCAAGCGCCGCAAGCGGATATTCAGACGGCCTTTCACCGCCACCGTCTGCAACAGGCGCAGCAAAGCCGGCTGATAAACATGCTGGCGGTGGAAATCGGCGCCGGCTTCACCCTTAATTTGCCGCGCGCGCCCGATGTATCCGCCGCGCTGGCCGATGTATACGGCCTGCCCAATGAAACGCCGTTTCTGTTGCCGCTCAACCAATTGCTCGGCTTTATCGGCGCACACGAATGGCACAAAAAAGGCGTAAACATTCCCGCGCTTGGCGGCAGAATTCACGTGCCTTTCGGTGTCTTTTCCCCATTGCGCGGCGAATATCTCGAATTATTGATGCAGGCACCATTGCCCAGGCATTACCGAACCGCCTTTGATATCGGCACCGGCAGCGGCGTATTGGCCGCCCTGCTTGCCCGCCGCGGCGTTTCCACTGTTATCGGCACCGACACCAATCCACGCGCCATCAACTGCGCCGAAGCCAACCTGACGCGGCTGGGATTAAGCCAACAAGTGCGCATCGAACACACTGATTTATTCCCCGCCGGCTGCGCCGATTTAATCGTCTGCAACCCGCCGTGGCTGCCCGCCAAACCCACTTCCGCCATCGAAGCCGCACTTTACGACCCCGATCATGCCATGCTGAAAAGCTTTCTCAACGGCGTTGCCGCACACCTCAACCCCGGCGGCGAAGCCTGGCTGGTGATTTCCGATCTGGCCGAACACCTGCATTTGCGCCATGCCGATTTTTTACAACAATGCTTTCAGACGGCCTCATTAACCGTAATCGATGTGCTGCACACCAAACCTGTACATCAAAAAGCCGCCGCCCCCAAAGACCCGCTCTCATTTGCCCGCAATCAGGAAACCACCCATCTTTACCGATTGAAACCCAAAAAATAA
- the csy1 gene encoding type I-F CRISPR-associated protein Csy1, translated as MQEITPEHVRAAIGRFCDGLYQKKAESELKKLEKARLSQNESEIAALEATLAELKQKYLPARWIASDALRFATQLKFGSHISKGVHPDAKGDNIYFQTAFTLPPHLAGSQLLSEPALDANGNAAALPLAAFLNLTIDDAGRLKLRDLLQENHAALQGCFADDEAESARICTVFQTALKAEIDQPVCHERNKQILWPLGEDAAVRDDYVCLVPLHPSALVHEVYQRIHQIRYGEASKAAKEARFKHKENEMQPYFTTLPMGVVKLGGSQPQNVSQLTSRQGGLNYLLPALPPQFARDGAYQLKPQHASFFNRSLRYACREPFENLKRVVVAKKSIMQIRHLRQDALEHMLGIILDLAEHIQTAKPAGWSRDFPQLPQAQKYWLDPNRAALEGEADFQTGWGNDWETTVQQHFTLWLNSWFKQQFPKKAAEFNDAEYQQWYRDMRHALRAAQRNGRSAA; from the coding sequence ATGCAGGAAATTACACCGGAGCATGTTCGTGCGGCCATTGGGCGGTTTTGTGATGGTCTGTATCAAAAAAAGGCAGAGTCTGAGCTGAAAAAGTTGGAGAAGGCGCGTTTATCGCAAAATGAAAGTGAAATTGCCGCACTCGAAGCAACATTGGCCGAGCTTAAGCAAAAATACTTGCCGGCCCGCTGGATAGCATCGGATGCGTTGCGTTTTGCTACGCAATTAAAATTTGGATCGCATATCTCAAAAGGGGTTCACCCCGATGCAAAGGGCGACAATATTTATTTTCAGACCGCATTTACACTGCCGCCTCATCTTGCCGGTTCGCAATTGCTCTCTGAGCCTGCCTTAGATGCCAACGGCAATGCTGCCGCTTTGCCTTTGGCGGCTTTTTTAAACCTTACGATCGATGATGCAGGCCGTCTGAAACTGCGTGATTTGCTGCAGGAAAACCATGCGGCACTGCAAGGTTGTTTTGCGGATGATGAAGCAGAATCAGCTCGCATCTGCACTGTTTTTCAGACGGCCTTAAAAGCAGAAATCGATCAGCCTGTTTGCCATGAGCGCAACAAGCAGATTTTGTGGCCATTGGGGGAGGATGCGGCGGTACGGGATGATTATGTCTGTTTGGTGCCGTTGCATCCCTCGGCGCTGGTGCATGAGGTGTATCAACGCATCCATCAAATCCGTTATGGCGAAGCAAGCAAGGCAGCCAAAGAAGCCCGTTTTAAGCATAAAGAAAACGAAATGCAGCCTTATTTCACAACATTGCCGATGGGTGTGGTCAAGCTGGGCGGCAGCCAGCCGCAAAATGTCAGCCAGCTGACCAGCCGACAAGGCGGGCTCAATTATTTGCTGCCGGCTTTACCGCCTCAGTTTGCCCGCGACGGGGCGTATCAGTTAAAGCCACAGCATGCTAGTTTTTTCAACCGGTCGCTGCGTTATGCCTGCCGCGAGCCGTTTGAGAATTTGAAAAGAGTAGTGGTTGCTAAAAAATCTATTATGCAAATCCGCCATTTACGCCAAGATGCGCTCGAACATATGCTGGGGATTATTCTGGATCTTGCCGAACATATTCAGACGGCCAAACCGGCAGGTTGGAGCCGTGATTTTCCGCAACTGCCGCAAGCGCAAAAATACTGGCTCGATCCGAACCGTGCAGCGCTGGAAGGCGAAGCAGATTTTCAGACCGGCTGGGGAAATGATTGGGAAACAACGGTGCAGCAGCATTTTACTTTATGGCTGAATAGTTGGTTCAAGCAGCAATTTCCTAAAAAAGCGGCAGAATTCAACGATGCCGAATATCAACAGTGGTATCGCGATATGCGTCATGCTTTGCGTGCGGCGCAGCGGAACGGAAGGAGCGCCGCATGA
- the csy2 gene encoding type I-F CRISPR-associated protein Csy2 has translation MKTPCYYAVFERVSIQAANAVSGPLSYGFPALNGFLGAMHALNRKLSATGMPASLGGVLIANHRCDIQAFQADIFSDAVFIQSRNPIKRNGETAPIIEEGKVHLTVSLAVEVFGHINDIQPQANELAEQLAKLLYQQRIAGGSVTRIGRCRLYPTHQSADVRRRLLPGFVLMNADRKLKIITAELKSGICHKYSRGRLKAEDGEDGEPIPTGMPANPDASQLDALLATAMRYHQPQANGEWHSTGIKSRHGWIVPLPLGYQAISPLFPAGKMQHSRNPDYPACYAEALYGLGEWVFPTRLPETLAGCFWRYAEPQENLYLITQSTDEQGEHYV, from the coding sequence ATGAAAACACCCTGTTATTATGCTGTGTTTGAACGAGTCTCTATTCAGGCGGCCAATGCGGTTTCGGGCCCGCTCAGTTACGGCTTTCCTGCACTAAACGGTTTTTTGGGCGCCATGCATGCGCTGAACCGCAAGCTGTCTGCAACCGGCATGCCGGCAAGCCTCGGTGGTGTGCTGATTGCCAACCACCGCTGCGATATACAGGCGTTTCAGGCAGATATATTCAGCGATGCGGTTTTTATCCAGAGCCGCAACCCCATCAAACGTAACGGCGAAACGGCACCCATCATCGAAGAAGGTAAGGTGCATCTTACGGTAAGCCTTGCCGTGGAAGTATTCGGCCATATCAACGATATCCAGCCGCAAGCCAATGAATTAGCGGAACAGTTGGCAAAATTGTTGTATCAGCAACGGATTGCCGGCGGCAGTGTTACCCGTATCGGCCGTTGCCGGCTTTATCCGACCCATCAAAGCGCCGATGTTCGCCGTCGTCTGCTGCCGGGTTTTGTTTTGATGAATGCCGACCGCAAACTGAAAATCATTACCGCCGAGCTGAAAAGCGGAATCTGCCACAAATACAGCAGAGGCCGTCTGAAAGCCGAAGATGGCGAAGATGGCGAACCGATTCCCACCGGTATGCCTGCCAACCCCGATGCTTCCCAGCTTGATGCCTTGCTGGCAACAGCAATGCGCTATCATCAGCCGCAGGCCAATGGCGAATGGCACAGCACCGGCATCAAATCGCGCCACGGCTGGATCGTGCCGCTGCCATTGGGCTATCAAGCTATCAGCCCCCTATTTCCCGCTGGGAAAATGCAGCACAGCCGCAATCCTGACTACCCCGCCTGCTACGCCGAAGCCCTCTACGGCTTGGGCGAATGGGTGTTCCCGACCAGGCTACCCGAAACATTGGCCGGCTGTTTCTGGCGCTATGCCGAGCCGCAAGAAAACCTTTACCTGATTACCCAAAGCACAGATGAACAAGGAGAACACTATGTCTAA
- the csy3 gene encoding type I-F CRISPR-associated protein Csy3 has translation MSKLEIASVLAFERNLDISDAWFCQCGDDGARKPVSIREKSVRGTISNRLKNAVANDPAKLDAEIQKPNLQKVDVATLDEDCHTLIARFTLKSLPFDGRPNSCNNPDYQAKLRQAIDAYLTANGTRVLALRYAANIANARWLWRNRMGAESIRITVSNRQEQVVITNSKSLSLNEFNSNAETEIIANWIEQGLNGVAFTLLEIEAEAKVGYGQEVYPSQELILDTGRSNKSKVLYQIGNNAGMHSQKISNAIRTIDTWYSPDAAFPIAAEPYGAVTTMGVAFRQPKQKNDFYTLFDNWILKDQAPAIEQQHYIISVLLRGGVFGASGKE, from the coding sequence ATGTCTAAACTCGAAATCGCCAGCGTATTGGCGTTTGAACGCAACCTCGATATTTCCGATGCATGGTTTTGCCAATGTGGTGATGATGGCGCACGCAAGCCGGTCAGCATTCGCGAAAAATCTGTGCGCGGCACTATTTCTAACCGTCTTAAAAACGCCGTGGCCAACGACCCCGCCAAACTCGATGCTGAGATTCAAAAACCCAACCTGCAAAAAGTTGATGTGGCCACGCTGGATGAAGACTGCCACACCCTGATTGCCCGTTTTACCCTGAAATCCCTGCCGTTTGACGGCCGCCCGAACAGCTGCAATAACCCCGATTATCAAGCCAAACTGCGACAAGCCATTGACGCCTACCTCACCGCCAACGGCACCCGCGTATTGGCGCTGCGCTATGCCGCCAATATTGCTAACGCCCGCTGGCTGTGGCGTAACCGCATGGGTGCCGAAAGTATCCGCATCACCGTCTCTAACCGGCAGGAGCAAGTGGTTATCACAAACAGCAAATCCCTTTCGTTGAATGAATTTAACAGTAACGCCGAAACCGAGATTATTGCCAATTGGATTGAGCAAGGCCTCAACGGCGTAGCCTTCACCCTGCTCGAAATCGAAGCAGAGGCCAAAGTCGGTTACGGCCAAGAAGTCTACCCTTCACAAGAGCTGATACTCGACACCGGCCGCAGCAACAAAAGCAAAGTGCTCTACCAAATCGGCAACAACGCCGGCATGCACAGTCAAAAAATAAGCAACGCCATCCGTACCATCGACACCTGGTACAGCCCCGATGCCGCCTTCCCGATTGCGGCCGAACCCTATGGCGCCGTCACCACGATGGGTGTCGCATTCCGCCAACCCAAACAGAAAAACGATTTCTACACTTTATTTGACAATTGGATACTCAAAGACCAAGCGCCGGCAATCGAACAACAGCACTACATCATCAGCGTATTGTTGCGCGGCGGCGTATTTGGAGCCAGCGGCAAGGAGTAA
- the cas6f gene encoding type I-F CRISPR-associated endoribonuclease Cas6/Csy4, with amino-acid sequence MNLSHYIELKAIPQADMMQAEVISHLMQQIHRRLPTYAGRIGTAFPGYSQQRTLGGIIRLFGSRADIQQLHDALQTLADYALIDAPAAVPSTHRHAVFARWQPKGQSDRRRAESRLKAQGLSDSEICQRLYNKQLKQTDLRIPFVQMYSSSTGQHFPLWITCRSKSQMQTGLFNSYGLSHTTTVPAF; translated from the coding sequence ATGAATTTAAGCCACTATATCGAATTGAAAGCCATTCCACAGGCCGATATGATGCAGGCAGAAGTCATCAGTCACCTGATGCAGCAAATTCATCGCCGGCTACCCACCTATGCCGGCCGCATCGGCACGGCTTTTCCCGGCTACAGCCAGCAACGTACCCTCGGCGGCATCATCCGTCTGTTTGGCAGCCGGGCAGATATACAACAGCTTCATGACGCCCTGCAAACCTTGGCAGACTACGCCTTAATTGATGCCCCGGCCGCCGTGCCAAGCACCCACCGGCACGCCGTATTTGCCCGTTGGCAACCGAAAGGCCAAAGCGACCGGCGTCGCGCCGAAAGCCGTCTGAAAGCCCAAGGCCTGAGTGACAGCGAAATCTGCCAACGGCTGTACAACAAACAATTGAAACAAACCGACTTACGCATCCCGTTTGTGCAAATGTACAGCAGCAGCACCGGCCAGCATTTCCCTTTGTGGATCACCTGCCGCAGCAAAAGCCAAATGCAAACCGGATTGTTTAACAGCTACGGACTCAGCCACACCACCACCGTGCCGGCATTCTGA
- the cas3f gene encoding type I-F CRISPR-associated helicase Cas3f, whose product MNILLVSQCRKNAIKETRRILDQFAERCGERTWQTPITQAGLSMLHKLLRRSARKNTAVACYWTHGKNHTELLWIVGDRSQFNTEGRTPTNRSRRNILKNPDENTWQHAASIQIIATLAALLHDFGKASSGFQHKLQGHSREADPYRHEWISLRLFQAMISGCHTDEQWLQRLAGWAAFETGEPNWVDAIIREPACQYDFSTLPPLARWVAWLIASHHRLPFYNEINYSDGRQRKQLQRSNDPYLHQSIEQFFQNLRPADYWVHNPHSQADAGTFWQWHARTLPTQSKSWQKAIARWAGKALNHPPLFALSDGLNPLLLHLSRLSLMVGDHNYSSLKADAKQRKSGDSGFPLAANTDLNSQIKQTLDEHLIGVGAFTARFARLLPQLTRALPAIGKHKAFSRRTTHPRFQWQNHAYDLAARFQTASEQQGFFGVNLASTGCGKTLGNARIMYALANPQRGARFTIALGLRTLTLQTGQALRTKLNLNEEHLAVLVGGKAVHTLFEHHQPGNGHDYRRPSEHLPTGSESAQALLDPAEIPDAPELLSGGADETLFGTVIADGKARQLLYSPLVSCTIDHLMQLSEQQRGGRYIAPMLRLLSADLILDEPDDFNQADLPALSRLVYWAGMLGSRILLSSATLTPDFVCGLQQAYREGRKIWNAQQGLPDLPVVCAWFDEHRKHAEACTDTAAFSRAHHTFTAARAAKLAAAPARRKADWLPLDNADHRHIADRLLQAAARLHQQEAQTCPNSGKQISIGLIRFANIQPMLSIAHTLLTGDAPPDTAIHLACYHARQLLLLRSKLENTLDRLLDRHHPEALFHQPEIQAALQHSSAKNHIFIILGTPVTEVGRDHDYDWAIVEPSSMRSIIQLAGRVWRHRSNKTATHANILIMSHNLRALSNRRRYGKDNDKINFTHPGFESAPDFCLDSDTARDLLDSTQINPINSLPRLLRSDFPMPLPEEGRRYYTNLAALEHAAMQTLLNPDHPNLVTAYRTPGSAAPLSAHTALISPFRLSRPHEDYICLPDGEGGYRFKLAENAYAHPYDDTGNDNHIFHPAELTHSPNIFPWLTANLTAALTELEQQTDQPNPIQTALKFATLSLPKSDSNRQISWHFNEWSGFWWT is encoded by the coding sequence ATGAATATTCTGCTGGTCAGCCAATGTCGGAAAAACGCGATCAAAGAGACCCGCCGCATTCTCGACCAATTCGCAGAACGCTGCGGCGAGCGCACTTGGCAAACACCGATAACCCAAGCCGGGCTGAGCATGCTGCACAAACTTTTGCGCCGCAGCGCCCGCAAAAACACCGCCGTTGCCTGCTATTGGACACATGGTAAAAACCACACCGAATTGTTGTGGATTGTCGGCGACCGCAGCCAGTTCAACACCGAAGGCCGCACACCCACCAACCGCAGCCGCCGCAACATACTCAAAAACCCCGACGAAAACACTTGGCAACATGCGGCCTCAATCCAAATCATCGCCACGCTGGCTGCCTTACTACACGATTTTGGCAAAGCCAGCAGCGGCTTTCAACACAAATTACAAGGGCACAGTCGCGAGGCCGACCCTTACCGCCACGAATGGATTTCGCTGCGCCTGTTTCAAGCCATGATAAGCGGCTGCCACACCGACGAACAATGGCTGCAACGGCTGGCCGGCTGGGCCGCATTTGAAACCGGAGAGCCAAACTGGGTTGACGCCATCATCCGCGAACCAGCCTGCCAGTACGACTTCAGCACCCTGCCGCCATTGGCCCGCTGGGTGGCCTGGCTGATTGCCAGCCACCACCGACTGCCGTTTTATAACGAAATCAATTACTCAGACGGCCGCCAACGCAAACAACTGCAACGCAGCAACGACCCTTATTTGCACCAAAGCATCGAACAGTTTTTCCAAAACCTCCGCCCTGCCGACTATTGGGTACACAACCCCCACAGCCAGGCCGATGCCGGCACATTCTGGCAATGGCACGCGCGAACCTTGCCCACCCAAAGCAAAAGCTGGCAAAAAGCCATCGCCCGCTGGGCCGGCAAAGCACTCAACCATCCGCCGCTGTTTGCCCTTTCAGACGGCCTCAACCCTCTGCTGCTGCACTTATCGCGCCTGAGCCTGATGGTAGGCGATCACAATTATTCCAGCCTCAAAGCAGATGCCAAACAACGCAAATCAGGCGACAGCGGCTTCCCGCTGGCCGCCAACACCGACCTCAACAGCCAGATCAAACAAACCCTCGACGAACACTTAATCGGAGTCGGCGCATTTACCGCCCGCTTTGCCCGCCTGTTGCCGCAACTCACCCGCGCGCTGCCAGCCATCGGCAAACACAAAGCCTTCAGCCGCCGCACTACCCATCCCCGTTTCCAATGGCAAAACCATGCCTATGACTTAGCCGCCCGCTTTCAAACAGCTTCCGAACAACAAGGTTTTTTCGGCGTCAACCTTGCCAGCACAGGCTGCGGCAAAACATTGGGCAACGCCCGCATCATGTACGCACTTGCCAATCCGCAACGCGGCGCCCGTTTTACCATTGCACTGGGGCTGCGCACACTCACCCTGCAAACCGGCCAAGCCTTACGCACCAAACTCAACCTTAACGAAGAACACCTCGCCGTATTGGTGGGCGGCAAAGCGGTACACACCCTTTTCGAACACCACCAACCCGGCAACGGTCACGATTACCGCCGACCATCCGAACATTTACCAACCGGCAGCGAATCGGCGCAAGCATTGCTCGACCCGGCTGAAATACCCGATGCCCCCGAATTACTTTCCGGCGGTGCAGATGAAACACTCTTCGGCACCGTAATCGCCGATGGCAAAGCACGGCAACTGCTCTACAGCCCATTGGTCAGCTGTACCATCGACCACCTGATGCAACTGAGCGAGCAACAGCGAGGCGGCCGCTATATCGCCCCCATGCTGCGCCTGTTGAGCGCAGACCTGATTCTGGACGAACCCGACGACTTCAACCAAGCCGACCTGCCCGCCCTCTCCCGCCTGGTTTACTGGGCAGGCATGCTCGGCAGCCGCATACTGCTTTCCTCCGCCACCCTTACCCCCGATTTTGTCTGCGGTCTGCAACAAGCCTATCGCGAAGGCCGGAAAATCTGGAATGCCCAACAAGGGCTGCCCGATCTGCCGGTGGTTTGCGCCTGGTTTGACGAACACCGGAAACACGCCGAAGCCTGCACCGATACAGCCGCCTTTTCCCGAGCTCATCACACCTTTACCGCCGCCCGAGCCGCAAAATTGGCCGCAGCACCCGCCCGCCGAAAAGCCGACTGGCTGCCGCTCGACAATGCCGACCACCGGCACATCGCCGACAGGCTGCTCCAAGCCGCCGCCCGCCTGCACCAACAAGAAGCCCAAACCTGCCCAAACAGCGGCAAACAAATCAGCATCGGCCTGATCCGCTTCGCCAATATCCAACCCATGCTGAGCATCGCCCACACCCTGCTCACCGGCGATGCCCCGCCCGACACCGCCATCCACCTTGCCTGCTACCATGCCCGCCAATTACTGTTGTTACGCAGCAAGCTCGAAAACACGCTCGACCGCCTGCTCGACCGTCATCATCCCGAAGCCCTGTTTCACCAACCCGAAATTCAGGCAGCCCTGCAACACAGCAGCGCCAAAAACCATATTTTCATCATCCTCGGCACCCCCGTTACCGAAGTCGGCCGCGACCACGATTATGACTGGGCCATTGTCGAACCCTCATCCATGCGTTCGATCATCCAACTCGCCGGGCGCGTATGGCGGCACCGCAGCAACAAAACCGCCACACACGCCAACATTTTGATTATGAGCCACAACCTGCGCGCATTAAGCAATCGCCGGCGTTATGGCAAAGACAACGACAAAATCAACTTTACCCACCCCGGCTTTGAATCCGCTCCCGATTTCTGCCTCGATAGCGACACCGCCCGCGATTTACTCGACAGCACACAAATCAATCCGATTAACAGCCTGCCCCGGCTGCTGCGCTCTGATTTTCCCATGCCACTGCCTGAAGAAGGCCGTCGCTACTACACCAACCTCGCCGCACTCGAACACGCAGCCATGCAAACCTTGCTCAACCCCGACCACCCCAACCTCGTTACCGCCTACCGCACCCCCGGCAGTGCCGCCCCACTCAGCGCCCACACCGCCTTAATCAGCCCCTTCCGCCTCAGCCGTCCCCACGAAGATTACATCTGCCTGCCCGATGGCGAAGGCGGCTACCGCTTCAAACTGGCTGAAAACGCCTACGCCCACCCTTACGACGACACTGGAAACGACAACCACATATTCCACCCCGCCGAGCTCACCCACAGCCCCAATATTTTTCCCTGGCTTACCGCCAACCTGACCGCGGCACTCACAGAACTGGAACAACAAACCGACCAGCCCAACCCCATACAAACCGCATTAAAATTCGCCACCCTATCGCTGCCGAAATCAGACAGCAACCGCCAAATAAGCTGGCACTTTAACGAATGGTCAGGGTTTTGGTGGACATAA